The window tccaaatttaataaaaaattaattgtcaatgcagcttcaaagggctctacatcatcccatcgaaggaataagggtcactgggagcttgtaaagccctttgaaagttgtattgaaattttgaaacctttatccttgtccttaatcccactgaagtcaactatggagaaaaatcctgaaatcttttcctcaaaaactttaatttcttttcgacttaaagaaagaaagatatgaacatcttggattacatgtggaagagtgaattatcaggaaatattttctaatagttttaagttaaacatatatttaattaaacgttttgatgaaacTATCCCATGgtcttttaatgtaattgtgctgtatttctttaaaaaaaaaattgctgaaatgtaaaatgtaaactttatatggcatttgcacagactttgtattgcagactggtttttgtcttttaaataaaactgttaattttccaccttgagcatgctttgacactttattgaaggttttttattgtaatgatttgtaaaataacagtgtttctctgtagaacatttagtgctttcattgtaataatctaggcaaaatttgtcaaataagggttttacactgtaaaaaaatggtcaaacgactggcagctacggctgccaaacaaaaaccataaagataaagtaaaatattgtaaccaaaaaaggggaaagtctgtaaaataagggttttacactgtaaaagaggtcccgtaaaaaaacggtcaaatgactggcagctacggctgccaaacaaaaaccgtaaaattaaagtaaaatatcctaattgaaacaaggaaaaatcattaaaataagggttttacactgtaaaaaagtcctgtaaaaaaacggtcaaatgactggcagctatggctgccaaacaaaaaccgtaaaattaaagtaaattatcgtaattgaaacaaggaaaaatctgtaaaataatgttttttttctgtaaaagctttaatgaaaatttctttaaaattattgtttttgcactttattttaattaagatattttactgtaaaataacggtttttgtttggcagccgtagctgccagtcatttgaccgtttttttacgagatttttttttacagtgtgtttgaAGGCCAAAATACACCCACAGTAATTCATATTCCTCTTTTCAACATTGTGAATTGTAAAGGTAAAGTCcaactattatttaaaaataataatttccatATTTTATGCATAAGTgaatatactcttaaaaataattctttattggcatcagtggttccatGTAGAACGTTGAACATCTaaggaacctttcaaatgcagaaaaggttctttatagtagaaaaaggttctcttgatttttaaaacgtccttcaaaatttatttttaagagtgtagtatatAACAATATAGTCAAGATTATGAATTTTATAATCATATTATGCATAAAAGCTCACAAATGTTCTAAAATGTCTGTTTTAATAGCTGATATTAATCATTGGAAGAAGAAATATTCAACTTTCCAGTGACCTGATCAAGGAACTACTGGAGAAAGCTGGAATGAACATCAAAAATAACCAAGAGAACCTTCTGACAGAGATTAAGAAAATCATCAAAGGGAAGGCTTCGTATTATTGTTCCATTTGTTGATACTCAGGTGTGGTTTGTCACATCACAATGAAAATTCACTAGCTTTTCTGGTTCTTGCCCATTAGATGGCAGCAAAGAACAGAGTGATAGAaacataaatcagcatataaatacaaattatatGGAATTGCTTTCTTTGTTAGTTTGGTCATGGGTATGAATATAGTCCTACTAATGCAAGTTATTCACCTCTAATATCTCTGAAATCAATCAGTGCAGGACTTTTATTCAAGTTGTATTAAAAAGAGTTTCTCTAACATCCTTTGGCATGACACATGAGGCAGAAATTTGACCTTAAGCCAATATATGCGCATACCAAAAACATTCTTTTACCAAGTTGTAGCTCTTTTCTTTTTCTCCATTCATCATCTGCATTTGTGTAAAATGATAAAAGATTTGTGCATCAGAATCAAACTAAAtgaatatttagaaatatttttgacttgttttcctTTATAATCCACTATATAaatcatttatattattttacagaCAGGGAATAGGGTTTTGGATAGGGAATAAGTATTAAGTACAGAAGTACAATCAGATCTTTTAGTAATACCAAAAAACATCATGTTGTAATATAAAGTATATGACAGTATAAAGACTAACATGGCATCTACTGAGCAATATATAAAGAATTCAAATGCAAAAGCCTCTAAATGTATCTGACGTATTTCttttaaaataagcatttttatcAGGCTCCTATGTATAGGTTTCTACCTAAGTACCAGCACTTCTGATTTTgcgagttgttgtttttttcttagcAAGTTTGAATTTAAAGTATTTGATGTACGAATAATACGTGTTGAGAGCATTCAGTCAGTATCATTATCTCATTTTTGACCGAGGTGGCTTTTAGAAAGTTTTGCATCTGAActgtttatataaatacatatttcttTTCAAAATGCATATCCCAAAGTAATGAATATACTAACCACTAAAACTGATATTGAAGTAACTATCATGTTTAAtcctttaataaaaatgtatacctTCTTGCTTTGTTGAGTTGAGTGTTTTTTAAGACGCACAATAAATCTGACTAAAAAAAAAGTAGTCTTCAGTTTTCTGTAGAGAGTTTCCATACATTAACACTCATTTAGTAGACACTTTCAACCAAAGCAGTTTACGGTTCAGCAAATAACTTtattataaaacaagttttaAGGTTACATCATAAGGGCTACTGCAGAGATGCAGATAGTTTAGTTCTTGGAAGCAATGTACAAGTCCACCATTTTAAATCTGCCGAACAGTTGCTAACCAATTACACTTttcttgaatattttttttttaattaagtcatCTGTTTAATCTTCAAAATCTATGTAGTTTAGAATGCCATCTTGAATTGTATCTGCTGGTATTCTTTCCCAGTTATGCTTTAACTACAATTTGAATTTTAGGGCAAAGATCCCtgtaacaaaaagaaaaaagaaaatacagatattaaaataaattcacaCTTTGACCTCACAATTTATTTTTGTTGGTGAGTACGAGTATTCTGCAATCTAATGAAGAAATTCTTCAAAAACTCACTTTATGGTAGGCTCTTTCTTGACGTTTTCCTCAGTGATATTTGCAAAGGCGCAGACTGGACTAGGGCCCTGGAGCTTCTGTTTAAGGCCATTCATTTCTTCAATCCATTTTGCCTTCTGACCTTAAAAGAAAGAGAACTATAAATATCTCTTTTCTTTAGTAGTCTTTTTTAACTTATGCTTAAAGTATACTTCAGTTTAACATTTACTGATGCTCATGAAGCCAAGACAAAAcagtggatcatccaggtaatgACAcattcaagggtatgtaaacttttgaatggggtcattagttattattttgtcttgtggcgTATGTGTAAACCTCTGCTATGTGAAATTGtatgtttgtgtgcgtgtgtgtgatcaatatgtattattaatataatataaaatattttagaattgttACATTTTGTAGAATAATTCTTACACAGTATAAGTGGGTCTCTATACATGAAAATATTTAGATGCCTTAATTTTCAGTTTAATCATAGTTGGGGGGCTTTGGTAAACATAGTCAAATATACCTTCAATGTCATTTTTCTCCTTCTCCACGGCTGCAATGTCATTACTCAACCCCGGCTATGAAAAACAACACAGAAGACCGATGGTAAGAAATGAGAACAGAGCTCAACTTAATAATTTGTTATATAAAATGCTAGTGCAGAGCAATGTCACATGTCATATACATGCAATTTTTTGATGAACCAGTTTGTTTTTACTCACCATTGAATCCTTGCATGTTTTAACTTCTTTGTCCTTTTCCTCCTTAGCCTGGTTCAATTTCCCGATCTCATCCTCAAGTTCCTTGACCTCCTTATTCACAGTGTCAATTTCCTGTTGTGTATGTTGAACTGCTAAATTGTAATTATCTTTATccagttttttttctctcacctCTGCCTCTGCGAACTCTACTTCATTGGATAGTTTGCTCACCAATTCCTTTTTAAAGTGTATATGTCCCACCAATCCCATGATCccaaatattaataaacacaGGATGAGGGACCAGTATGCCTTCCTCTCCATAATCAGCTTATAAATATAAATAGATGTTAATATTGTCAAATTTCCTATCAATCAAGGTCAAGGTTTTTATTCTAGTCCTTTAGTCCTCTAGTCTGTTTTCAGGCAAACTGAAATACATGCATGTATATGATGAGTAGAAGTGTTTGGTCTCTAAAAGAAAATACAAACAGAGAAACAATTAATTTGCAGTCATAATGTCACATTTGAATTTACAGTCATAAAACAAGAGTCACATGCTCTTACCATacttttgatatttatttttcatccctgttaaaaaaaaaaactgcctggtTTAGACCAGTTTATCTAGTCTCCCAGCCTCGTTAAACTGTTTTTAGCTTTCTAAGTAGGTCTTTAAAGGCCCAAACACCCTTAGAACCAACAGGCTGGACACCAGCTAACCTTAGGCTAATTTGGAGCCACTTTCCATACACGCTTGTCCAGAACGTTAAAATGCAAAACATCCTGCTGTCTCGATGTAAATTATTAACTTGTAGTATACTATTTTGTCTTAGAATGAACTCGACTTACAATTATTTGACGAACAGTGACTTTAATCGCTAATAAAAATTGCTCTTTCGCCCCTTAGATCTAAACGAGATTTCACCTGCGGGAGACTCCCTGACCCCCATCGATTTCGCCTTTTCCCAGGTGAGGTCTGTGCACGCCATTGTTGACAAGTAAATCAACATAGCAAAGGCTCTTATACAAATTTTAGCACTGCATATAGCCTACAAGAGCATGAATATGTCATTCAGATAATAAAACTCACCTCTGCCAGGAGCAGTATACGCGCACACTGAGAGTATCTTGTTTGCTGCCACAAATAAAGGGCTCGTTCAGAGTGGAGAAATATTGAAACTGTCCCTCACTGAACACACTATCACAGAAGAAGCGTAAAAAAAGACTTAATTCTTGAAAGAGTTTCTTTCTGTACGTCTGTTTCCTCTTATAGCCTACTACTGTGAAAGTTACTTTACCTTCTCAGTCATTCACAGACGACCAGTCTGACCAGTTGAGCAAGAAGTTTAATCTTCATTCTTTAATGCTAGGCTAATGGCTAAAAAATCATGTTGGATTATCACCGTCATCAAGAAAGATATTTGACCTTAACATAGCAGtctgctattttttatttatttattttttattattttttattattttttttgttgctgTGGATGATTAcctttttgttaattattttgcagtgTCTAAAGGAAGTTATTTAGTTCTGAAGTCTTTTGAATTGATGTATAGCTGGCTGTCAAAACATATCCTTCCTGAAACTAGGATAAGAAGGATATTTGCATAGTATAAAAAAGTGGCTGTGTTTACACAAGTGGGAATGAGCAACACATCCAGTTGGCACACAGGCTGCTATATTACATTTTATGCCACCTGCTGTACTATTCCGCACTTTGATACCTCCAACAGAAGCAGAGAAGCTTTCAAGAAACACCTGTTTACCTCAGGCCTGCCATCTACAAGTCACAGACCACAGCTCACTCCATTCACAGTGTAGACCTTCAGGTCAATCCACCTGTCTGTGAAGGTTTAAAACCTGACATTAGTGCTTTGAGGGCACAAGTAAAGCAAATAATCAGAGATAATAAATTCCCCagtttgtttattattatgtttttcttaaaattttGAATAAGTTCTAAGTTTTTACATTCTAGAAACTTTTTccataccctgctgaaaaaaaaacacacagctaaaaccagcctaggctggttggctggtcttagctggtttaaggtggaagtagcttggccaggctggaaaagtggccaaaacccctctaaaaccagcctgctgaccagctataaccagctaataccaggctggttgaccagctaaaaccagccaaccagcctaggctggttttagctgtttttttttcaccaggataAATAGACTATTCCAATGATTTCAATACACAACATCTCACCCAGTGGAGTGAGCATAGACTGTAAGGGTGTGAGTTGTTACTTGGCCTATCTGTTTAATCTACAAATGCCTGACGTGCGTATTCATAGGTAGTTTGAAAGATGTTTGTTTTCGCAATTCCTTTCTGTGGCGCTGGTGGCACACAAATGATATGCTTACGCTTTAGATTTAACTCGGTTCATTCAGTGAGCAAGTCTAAATTTGTATCCACAATGTGATAACCCTACATTCCTACCTCTATTTGTTTGCACTGCTGAGGGCCATTGTATCTTGCCATCCCACAGTGCTGCGTCATTCGTGAATGCTTTGCAATTGGATCCAAAAACAgacattttgttgttttgtaatatGAAACGGATCACATTCTTTATCCCCATGGCTTGTGGCTATAACTCGTTCTTCTAACTCTCACTGCCAGTTATGCACTGAGATGATGTGCACCACACCTTGTTATGCTTTCAGAACCTGCAATTAAAACACCTTAACTGAAGGGTGTGTATTAAAGTCTGGATTTTATGCTACATTCCTGATAAGTGTGATCAGTATGAGAATCAACTTTCCTGTGACGTTGTAAAACTTGCTTTCTCTATAATGTCAGCATTGTCCGGTGCAATGATGTGATAACTACTTGTTTGAGCCAAAAGAAACTGGCATATTTTGCTCATTATTGTTGCTGAAAATGGTTAATTATTGCCATGTtatgggctgtactaatcagtcggactAGGAAAaagcatttggagtactatagactataGACTAAGTTGTAACAAATCaagtagaagagtgcaaaaaaacatttctggtcaggtacagtcaagcccgaaattatttatacccctggcaaattatttttattcaaccagcaagttattttttttttattagaaatgacacagacgtctcccagaagataataacacgatgtacaagaggcatcattgtggaaaaaattattactcatcttttattaacatttgaacaaaaagtggcatgtccaaaattattcatactcttctcaataatcaatagaaaagcctttaattggctattacagcaatcaaacgctttctATAATTGGTGACAAGCTTTTtgcaactctttcaggttggaggctctccttgccatcaccctgatctttagctccctccacagattctcaattggatttaagtcaaaacgttaatgtttttgtctgctaaccatttcttcaccacttttgctgtgtgttttgggtcgttgttgtgctgaaatgtccactggtgcccaaggccaagtttctctgcagactgcctgatgttgttgttgagaattttgatgtattgctcctttttcatggtgccgtttactgtgattaggttccctggtccgcCGGCTGAAaaccccccaaaacattaggttcccaccaccatgtttgacagtggagatggtgttcttagggttgaaggcttctccttttttactccaaatgaaggctacatcattgtgaccaaacaattcaatttttgtttcatctgaccataaaacagaagaccagaatgcgcagctgcaggtcctcagtgagctcctttgtcttagccatgactgtccacaaaccaacagcagagagcttttgtttttcacctgttgagttgattaaaacagctgttcccaatgaatcagggtaataaggatgctttagaacagcttggactatttggaatggtatagatggattttcccatagactgtgacagtttgcaaagggtatgaatgatttcggacatgccactttttgttcaaatgtaaatatttttttccacaatgatgcctctgtcttattatcttttgggagaagcctgtgtcatttccggtcaaaaaaaaaaaaaaaaaaacttgctggttgaataaaagtaactttaagtcagaatttgccaggggtatgaatgattttgggcttgactgtaggagaaattatcatttctggtcaggtaggtgaaatattaggctaatctCTTAATTAATGCTACTCGTGCAtatttttaccacctattaactttagtttgtcaaaatattgcaccatttcctgcttactaagtccttctctatgatATAGCAGCTTCCACGTTTATAGCCGAggttagacagcataaattagaagAACAACACATTCAGTAGTACATAAaatgtgcaatccatgctgttgtttacatttggGTGTCACCAgtatggccgtgcatccgggtaactgaccaaatcgtgacttaAGTGCAAGCCCTCTATTCCTTTTTGGAACTGATTGATGGTAGGCCTAAACTCATGCACCTtagtttttaagtttaaaaaaagcattgttttttaataatattggCAATGTTCGCTCAGACTGAGGTTTAGATCATTTAGGCATATTAACACATATTCCTACTGTAATTCATTATTAATTCAGGGAGCTATAAACCATTTAGAAGTTGTCAGTTAactgtttttgtgagctcatctaaattGAAGGCTATTTATGCCTCGTAAAAGCTTTTACAAATTCTctaagatgtctttaagatgtcttacctccttggcattgtgttaacaACCACACTTACACTCTTAATTTCTACGTTAACagtaagggtgtcctaactttgtcacacatggcttttccattttagctttatttttaaataaatgataaaacatttaaatagtttATCACTCATTTAGTTTTCAATCACTTTCTAAATTAAAGTATGAACCATAGACAACTTCTAAATAACTGGtttgttaataatataatatttaattccGAAATGATAAATTGATccttaataaattatgaaaatacaattacaatGAATCAAGAACAAAGGATTTATAGCTACATTTATAAACTGTGTACTACCGTCTATTAATGTAGGAACAATGCTTAATAAGTGATTTATATTTGTTTCTAATTTTAGATGAATGATGACAGTTTCTTTACACCTGTTCGACTGTCCAGAAATATCATGCTCACTGAGGAAGTACATCAGATTTTACACTCACTGCTATTGATAGATGGCATACACGGTAAGTGAGTTTTATGAGTTAAGGTTACAATTTTTATGTAATGCCTTCAAGTCTTTATTTCTGAGGTGAAGtcatgttttatgtatttatagcACATCTGTATTAAACCAAGCTGTGCAACACAGAAATTAAATGATGATTATAATGATCCACAGATTATAAATACCAAAGTCAGAGCTCTTATTGTCTGTTTGCAAACTAACCTAAAAGTTACCAGCACAATATTGAACCACTAGAGGGCACATGATTCCCACCACCCAGCTTGAAGACCACTATCATGCCCATTGTTATTGCAAAATCATTATCAGTTTGCTCAACACATCCTCTTTTTGCTGCACTGTAGTTTCCCGAAGAAACCATATTGAGATTTTCTGCAATAAAATGGGAGGTAAAAGAATCAATAAAATCCAACAAAAATCCTAGATCCTGCAATTCCTGGTGCACACTATAAGTTTGCATACCTTGCATCTGCAAttgcaatctgcaaaatgttcattatttgaccaaaataagaggaatcatacaaaatgcatgttattttttatttagtactgacctgaataagatatttcacataaaagacgtttacatatagtccacaagagaaaataatagttacatttttaaaaatgactgtttaaaagtttacatacgcttgattcttaatactgtgttgtcacctgattgatccacagctgtgtctttttgtttagtgatagttgttcatgggtcccttgtttaacctgaacagttaaactgcccgttgttcttcagagaaatccttaaggtatcacaaattctttggttattctgcatttttgtgtaattgaactcTTTCTGACAATAgctgtaagattttgagatcgatcttttcacactgaggacaactgaggaactcatatgcaactattacagaaggttcaaacgcttcagggtaaatttaacgtattttgtcttttgggtaacatttaagtatcttctgtagcttctgaagggcagtactaaatgaaaaaaaaaaaaaaaacgatatttaggcaaaatgagaaaaatgtgcacattctcattccattcaaaagttttcacaccccagcTCTTATACATAATTTTCCCTTCTGAAGCAACAGTGAGcctttgaaacttctgtaatagttgcatatgagtccctcagttgtcctaagtgtgaaaaaatggatcacaaaatcctacagtcattgttggaaagggtttaaatacacaaaaatgctgaaaaaccaaagaacctgtggaacctgaaagacttttctgaagaacagcattaaaaaatataatgttcAAGCTTGTTAATATTAATTGTCCTGATatgataatacatttttcttataaaagtaataaaatattttattgcaaAAATAAGTACACCCTTCAAAAAAGttacaaactaaaaacaaaattTCTGTTGAACCAAAACATATAAACTAGTCATGTATAatctattattgtttatttaggttCCAATTGTCACTTAACTAATGTCATGTAATTTCAATTATTTAGCCAACAGAGCTTATCTATATTGACAGTTTTTTTTCAGTCTAGGCTAGTAGGAAGATATGTATTTCTTTGACGCACAAGCAGACCATGAATTACGTAACCAGACTTTTTTTATTCAGAGTATTTTTCCAGTATCCAGCATTTTATTTGTGTTGTGGAATATACATGTATCACTGATGATAACTCTATCTGTTAATGGATTTTGTTTGTTCACGCTTCTATTTGGGTTTCCTATAAAAAAAAGAGTTTCCTACAGCTGATAtgattcatttctgtgatgcgTGTATCCTAACAATGTTTATGATCCAGCACTcactagaccagtggttctcaatcctggtcctgggggacccctgctctgcacattttgcatgtttcccttatttaacacctgattgagatcatcagctcatgaggagagagatccatgaactgaactaatcagctaatgatctcagtcaggtgtgttaaataaaggagacatgcaaaatgtgcagagcaggggtcccccaggaccaggattgagaaccactgcactaGACAACCACATCTTCAAAGTAACTCAACACTTTGTTCACACACTTGAACATACAGTTTGTTGTGTGGTGTAATTATCACAACTTGTTGAAAAACCTCAATAATAATTTTGCTGAGAAAGTGATATCTGATTACATTATGTGTACGTCTGTAAGATGTAGCCTACGCCAAATAACCaccaacaaaaacataaaaaagtaacATCTAAATTggtaattcagtatactttatttttgaccaaacatccgatgttttagtagtgactgcCACATCATTGCAAAAATTTGATAAAAAAGAATTATGAATTATAATAAagaattatgtgttcccttttgtcactaccgaaatcagcacgttttggtcgtgactgtttcagtagtacAATTTTATAGTTCAACACCCCAAAAAACAGTCGTACACATATACAAACTAAATATTATgtaataactcccaaaaaaagtgtgcttaattgcaggaAAAAGGTGTTTATGTCACAT of the Garra rufa chromosome 17, GarRuf1.0, whole genome shotgun sequence genome contains:
- the LOC141289141 gene encoding uncharacterized protein; amino-acid sequence: MERKAYWSLILCLLIFGIMGLVGHIHFKKELVSKLSNEVEFAEAEVREKKLDKDNYNLAVQHTQQEIDTVNKEVKELEDEIGKLNQAKEEKDKEVKTCKDSMPGLSNDIAAVEKEKNDIEGQKAKWIEEMNGLKQKLQGPSPVCAFANITEENVKKEPTIKDLCPKIQIVVKA